A segment of the Cenarchaeum symbiont of Oopsacas minuta genome:
TGCCCCAGTGGAATTTTTAACCACCGTCTCGGCAAGCTCTATTCTACAAAGTCGTTCAGCAGTAACCTTTGTACCCCATGGAACACGTGATGCAAGACACGAATTTGATGGTCTATCCCATACAATCATACCCAACTCTTTTGCTTCTCTACGCACATCATCTTTGAGAAATTTACATTCTACCAAGGGACTAGATATTCCATTTTCTTTCATGGCGTCTAT
Coding sequences within it:
- a CDS encoding ATP-utilizing protein — protein: MKENGISSPLVECKFLKDDVRREAKELGMIVWDRPSNSCLASRVPWGTKVTAERLCRIELAETVVKNSTGARQVRVRDIGGAARIEVGKKDIDRILNSDVVKMLDKPLRLIGFTSVTIDTCGYVPGGANVVTD